The Lycium ferocissimum isolate CSIRO_LF1 chromosome 8, AGI_CSIRO_Lferr_CH_V1, whole genome shotgun sequence DNA segment TTTTAAATAGTCTGAGCAACATAGATTAAAGTAGCTTATATGCATGAAtggatttttctttctttatgaaaatgaattttttcaattatatttCATTATTATAGGGTTAATAGCACTTTTGGTCTCTTAGTTattgataaattatgatttaaGTAAATACATTTAACATTCAATTATTTGAAATGTGCACTTTTGATTTCTTTCCTcgtgaatattcacaaattttctaaaatattaacCACTTCACCATTTATTACTCATGtcttatgtacttatgttaaaTTTGTGTTGTTACTCCATATTTGAGGGTAACGTACTTCTAACAATAAtctaaatataacatatttcctgcagaaaaaaaaaataaaataaaaaatacacattttaattaattaaagattaaataTGTTGAGTCTCATATCACAGGGACTAAAATTCGAACTTAGCCATAAATGAGGGACCAAAAGTCCTAAATATTAGCTAACAAGTTTATATAATTTAGAGTTATTATGCTCAAAGGCCAAAATTTTAGAATCATATAACTCTTAGCAACAGTGCACTGCTCTGCCGCTCCCTTGCTTCTCTATAACTATTTtgtaagtttttatttttatttttgtaagtttttttttttacttatgtatttttctttcttcaatatATGTTGTGCATTTTTTTACGTCACCCTATATAACTTAGAGCTCATTTGGTATAagggataaggataaataatcTCAGGATTAttttgagatgagtttatccCACGTTTCGTTGGGataaaatcacaatataacTAATCTCGGAATTAGTTATCCgggattgtagtgttattttatccccgtgggagggtggaataactaatccgggataactaatccaggataagttatcctagaataacttgtttccaaccaaacgaccccttacaGTTAAATTTTTCTAGATAAGCTATAAATTTCTTTGGGTTTTTGCTtctgttgttatttttgtttttgttttgtttggtgATTTTAATTTTGATGAGAATaattgactttggaattgaaagattttttttttttttttttttactcagaACTCATATATTTCTTAGGACCCGTTTGGATAtggattttttcctttttccaaaaCAGCTTTTGGTTATATCGTTGGACATATtttgtgagaaaaaaaaaaattgaagatgagTTTCAAGAAGACCAGTTTTccaagtgattttttttttttccattcacAAAACTTCTATTCTTTTTATTAAAGTTacttgcatgtccaaacactaCTGCAACTTCGAAAACCctttttcaacttttattttctttctaattagtcttccaaccaaaaaatttaagtataaaatttcttgtttctttttttttcgaatttacAAGACGATTTTTGCCAGACTTGTAATGAATATCAAAGTGAAATTCCCAATTAAATAGTTTTTAATATAGAAATTTTCTGTTCAATATTGCTTAAGGAGTACTTGCTTTTATATTACTTCACAGGATCATACGGCGGTTTATTCATATTGGATAGTTTTACGAGGAATAAATAGAATTTTTTGATGTTACCTAAAGTATAGGAGTACTGTCATAAGTATTTGCCACTTAGGGCATGTTCGAATGTATATAAAaaggaattatttttttagacTTCTTACTATTagatacaacaacaacggacaggTGTAAATCCACAGTGGATGCAGGAGGAGATATGATGTACGCAGCCCTTACCTCGACCTTTTTGGGGATTGAGAggctgtttctgatagaccctcggctccaAAGAAATGTAACCGAAGCTGGAATGTAGGAAAGGAAAAGagacaacaaaacaacaaatgCGCAAAACAAATGTAGtaacatatatcaatatacaGTAGCGAAAAGAAACCACGCAACTATCTAAAACATACGATTACAATCACGACAACACTCTGGTACCTACTAACCCCCTACCTTAATCCTCGACCTCCCTACCAAGGTCATGTCCTCAATCAACTAGAGTtgtgccatgtcctgtctaatcacctcccccagttcttcttcggcctacctctacctctcctaactcctactatagccaacctctcacacctcctcatTGGCGCATCCTCGTccctcctcttcacatgtccgaaccatctcagcctcgcttcttTCATAAAAAGTACCTAAAGATTCATAGTGAACTTCGATGGGAGTTTCTCTTGAAGCAATAACGCGTTGATCTAGTCGCCACTGCAGCCACAAAGGACTATCTAAATTGATTCGTTTCTGCCAATAAGACCCAATTGTTTGGTACGATGGAAACTATTTCTGAAactgtttttcaatttttccatatttggttggtcaaaatgtaCCTAAAAATGTTtcaggaaaatgacttcctcGGTAGAAGTAGACAAAATTGTAATATAATCAATATTTTGGTACTTGCCAAACAACataaaataagtaagaaaacaaCTTGTTTCCAGAAAATAGTTTCTCTCGcaccaaacacacccttggTGTCATGCTTTCCTTTTGCCCTTTTTTATGTtgcttttttttcccccctatTTGAGACATAATAGTCTCTTTATGTCTTAGAGAATGCATGAAACTTTTTGTTGATCATGCTGTTTTATTTGGTATCTATTGTATTTTTATTCCctgtttttcttttgtatttctTTCATATGTGAAAAAATAGAGCTGATTACGTTGGTGTATTTTGTTCTCATTCATAGGAAGATATGTCTCCAAAACGTGTCAAAATAAATGAATCAGACTCAAGCGAGAAATCAATTGCTGGTGAAGATATAATCAGTGACTTGCCAAGGAATGTAATAGATTGCATTTTAGGGAAAATGCCTATACGTGAAGCTGTAAGAACGAGTGTTCTGTCAAAGAAGTGGACGTTGTACTACTCAACCATTCCCGAGTTGGTTTTTGATGACCAATTCTGCAAAGAACTTCTAAACTTTGCCGCTGCCCAGAAgaaaatttgtatattacaTGAACTTGAGCGCGAGCTCAAGTACCAATTGGACGAAATTGTCACCAGGTTTCTTATGTTTCATCCTGGTCGAatagagaaatttaaagtatGTGTTCCTAATTTCAAATCAACAAGGGTTCCTAATATTAACAAATGGATTCGAAAATTATCTcagaaaaatatcaagaaattaGCCTTAGGATACAAGAAGCAAACTGTGGGTCATAAGTTACCTCCGTATTTCTTTTCTTGTCTGGACTTGACATATTTGAAGCTTCGTAATTTTCATTTTTCGCCTCCACAACCAGAGTTTAAAGGCTTCCTATATCTTGACCAATTAGAGCTTTTTGGTGTTCATTTTGTAAACGactgttttgaaagttttctCTCCAGCTGTCCTGTTCTTCAAAGGCTAGTGTTGCACGGGTGTTCTGGTGTTCATTATTTTAATATAAGTGGTTCTAAACTCCAGCGGTTGTTCATCAAGGTCGATGATGATTTCAAATCAATCTCCTTAGAAAACGCTCCTAACTTGACTGACGTTTCTGTTACGCTGGACAAAGTTGTAATAGGCCTGGAAGGCAATCCAAAATTTGGTTTGGTTAACATTGTGGATGGCTTGTCTAGAGTTGAAATGCTTCGTCTAAATGGAAGGTTTCTACAGGTTAGTACCTACTGAACTTACTTATACATTTctctattttcattttatttaatcTAATGAAAATGTGTTTTCGCATATCATTTTTTTCAGCTCCTGGCTGAACCTCCAGTTCCGCCTATTCTATCGACATCGCTAGACTCTCTAAAGATTATTGAACTCAAAGGTGTAAACTTTATGAACTTTGATGAGATCTCTGCTGTTGTCTG contains these protein-coding regions:
- the LOC132066772 gene encoding F-box/FBD/LRR-repeat protein At1g13570-like — its product is MSPKRVKINESDSSEKSIAGEDIISDLPRNVIDCILGKMPIREAVRTSVLSKKWTLYYSTIPELVFDDQFCKELLNFAAAQKKICILHELERELKYQLDEIVTRFLMFHPGRIEKFKVCVPNFKSTRVPNINKWIRKLSQKNIKKLALGYKKQTVGHKLPPYFFSCLDLTYLKLRNFHFSPPQPEFKGFLYLDQLELFGVHFVNDCFESFLSSCPVLQRLVLHGCSGVHYFNISGSKLQRLFIKVDDDFKSISLENAPNLTDVSVTLDKVVIGLEGNPKFGLVNIVDGLSRVEMLRLNGRFLQLLAEPPVPPILSTSLDSLKIIELKGVNFMNFDEISAVVCLIRSASNLHELHIEASTVELNQEQVSGYLKLLNCTKFPLGKLHLVKLTNISSFVPEFEFIRFLLFSSPSLATMSIVDAPQLEPIEALGIARRLLRLRVPSAVSIDFSHKVS